In Parus major isolate Abel chromosome 1, Parus_major1.1, whole genome shotgun sequence, the following proteins share a genomic window:
- the LOC107208524 gene encoding toll-like receptor 7, with product SLRNLTMLDLGTNFIKIANLTVFDEFPALKFIDLSVNKISPSSGESNLYGFCSNPAISVEQYNRQVQQEMHYFRYDVYGRSCRSKDKEDSSYQSLVKEDCLNYGKTLDLSRNNVFFVNPSDFQGLSSLKCLNLSDNAISQTLNGSEFFYLSGLKYLDFSNNRVDLLFQTAFNELKYLEILDLSNNNYYFLAEGVTHVLSFMKNLPHLRKLMMNDNDISTTIDTGMESQSLRILEFRGNHLDVLWKDGNDRYLSFFKNLTSLEELDISFNSLSFLPHSVFEKMPPSLKVLNLTNNQLKSFIWGNLPSLKNLVTLDLSNNLLTNVPRELSNCTSSLQVLILRNNLIHVLTKHFLRGAFELRYLDLSSNKIEIIKRSSFPENVINNLKMLLLHGNPFKCNCEAVWFVWWINRTQVTIPLLATDVTCAGPGAHKGRSVVFLDLYTCELDTSYLILYALSASAVLGLVVFTVMSHLYFWDVWYSYHYCAAKLKGYQRLSSPATCYDAFIAYDSEDPAVNEWVLQELVERLENQKARQFNLCLEGRDWLPGQPVFDNLSQSIQLSKKTIFVLTNRYIKSGRFKTTFYMAHQRLLDEKMDVIILIFLEKVLQQSRYVRLRKRLCRSSVLEWPTNPQSQPYFWQCLKNAIATSNSLAYNKLLQETV from the coding sequence AGTCTTAGGAATCTAACCATGTTGGATCTCGGGactaattttattaaaattgcaAACCTAACTGTGTTTGATGAATTCCCAGCTCTTAAGTTCATTGATCTCTCAGTGAATAAAATTTCTCCTTCTTCAGGGGAAAGCAACCTCTATGGATTTTGCTCTAATCCTGCCATTTCAGTCGAGCAATACAACAGACAAGTTCAACAAGAGATGCATTATTTTAGATATGATGTGTATGGGCGAAGTTGCCGTTCCAAAGACAAGGAGGATTCTTCTTACCAGTCTTTAGTTAAGGAAGATTGCCTTAACTATGGAAAAACACTGGATTTAAGCagaaacaatgtattttttgttaacCCCTCTGACTTTCAGGGGCTTAGCTCCCTGAAATGTCTCAACTTGTCAGATAATGCAATAAGTCAAACTTTGAATGGAAGTGAATTCTTTTACTTGTCTGGATTGAAATATCTGGATTTTTCTAACAACAGAGTTGATTTGTTATTCCAAACTGCTTTCAACgaactaaaatatttagaaattctAGATCTGAGCAATAACAACTATTACTTTCTGGCAGAAGGTGTTACTCATGTGCTAAGTTTTATGAAAAACCTACCCCATTTGAGGAAGCTGATGATGAATGACAATGATATTTCCACCACTATTGATACAGGAATGGAAAGTCAATCTCTTCGAATTTTAGAATTCAGAGGAAATCACTTAGATGTTCTCTGGAAGGATGGCAATGATAGATACTTGTCATTCTTCAAGAATCTGACCAGCCTGGAAGAACTGGATATTTCCTTCAACTCACTCAGCTTTTTGCCTCATAGTGTTTTTGAAAAAATGCCTCCCAGTCTCAAGGTGCTCAACTTAACGAATAATCAGCTGAAGAGTTTCATTTGGGGAAACCTCCCCTCTCTGAAGAACCTGGTAACTCTGGACCTGAGCAATAACCTTCTGACTAATGTTCCCCGAGAACTGTCCAATTGCACTTCATCGCTGCAGGTACTGATCCTGCGAAACAATCTCATTCACGTGCTAACCAAACATTTTCTCAGGGGTGCTTTTGAACTGAGATACTTGGACCTCAGCTCAAACAAGATTGAAATAATTAAGAGATCTAGCTTCCCTGAAAATGTCATTAACAACCTGAAGATGCTGCTTTTGCACGGCAACCCCTTTAAGTGTAACTGTGAGGCTGTGTGGTTTGTCTGGTGGATCAACCGGACGCAGGTGACCATTCCTCTTCTGGCCACGGACGTCACCTGTGCTGGCCCAGGGGCACATAAGGGAAGGAGCGTGGTTTTCCTGGACCTGTACACCTGTGAGCTGGACACGTCCTATTTGATCCTCTACGCTCTGTCAGCTTCAGCCGTCCTCGGCTTGGTGGTGTTCACCGTGATGAGCCATCTCTACTTCTGGGATGTGTGGTACAGCTACCATTACTGCGCTGCCAAGCTGAAGGGCTATCAGCGCTTGTCGTCACCAGCCACTTGCTACGATGCCTTTATTGCCTATGACAGTGAAGATCCTGCTGTGAACGAGTGGGTGCTGCAGGAACTGGTTGAAAGGCtggaaaaccaaaaagccaGGCAGTTCAATTTATGCCTGGAAGGAAGGGACTGGCTCCCAGGACAGCCGGTCTTTGACAACCTTTCCCAGAGCATTCAGCTGAGCAAAAAGACCATATTTGTGCTGACCAACAGGTATATTAAAAGTGGCCGCTTCAAGACAACATTTTATATGGCTCATCAGCGCCTTCTAGACGAAAAAATGGATGTCATTATCTTGATATTTCTTGAGAAGGTTTTGCAGCAGTCCCGCTACGTCCGTCTGAGGAAGAGGCTGTGCAGAAGTTCAGTCCTGGAATGGCCAACTAATCCTCAGTCTCAGCCCTACTTCTGGCAGTGCCTGAAAAATGCCATAGCTACGAGCAATTCTCTGGCTTACAACAAGCTGCTCCAAGAAACTGTTTAG